From a region of the Lactuca sativa cultivar Salinas chromosome 4, Lsat_Salinas_v11, whole genome shotgun sequence genome:
- the LOC111910874 gene encoding uncharacterized protein LOC111910874, which translates to MLPIKSEPIENPPEIGINCLPDIKSEIPDYPPDVKLESIEYTHEIPPTKRLKTLSSASPSPSPSSKGKSKAVKEEDDDSLWDQQLDTCGVCLLEEGMSRRGFIDSCDHYFCFVCIMEWAKVESRCPICKRRFSTIRRPQDGVFLSERIVNVPVRDQVYYHNGNATLTPSDPYSQVKCSICSLSSDDHLLLLCDLCDSASHSYCVGLGVTVPEGDWFCQDCNFSKNEHSKVETDPTFENDTTYPSTSSSNPLHFTQSKVSINDIVRESNSSSSSMAMADSFGQHKSAPHVDRISNSSNVSNARTLKRCVNVHARIKVLRENWDGFRGGALNFSSSFSNGNKESQQESTSNVDADKAWKMMDMAAKALGKKNHVGKKDSKVHLKKERLLNDACKVKLNINYLGSFKKHDDNGGASRNQDNVERVVPCSRKIVAKNWGYNGQNVTRKDCGGVTSKSNVVGCSDRLLIGEGKLCGKKEIFDSGFKEKGSVKKETQIDNNIKKVEDAKSEIQSLVKLNLKLLSRNKKLDVDVFKEVARHATHSIMATCGIEQPKSRFRSFEKLVCDHHETRKRPTSTLMPTSCRECFFIFVKDVVNTIAFDTITSFKI; encoded by the exons ATGCTGCCTATCAAATCAGAGCCTATTGAAAATCCGCCGGAGATTGGCATCAATTGCCTGCCGGATATCAAATCAGAGATCCCCGATTACCCACCGGATGTTAAATTAGAGAGCATCGAATACACGCACGAAATCCCTCCGACCAAGCGTCTCAAAACCCTAAGCTCAGCTtcgccatcaccatcaccatcttcAAAGGGCAAATCCAAAGCTGTAAAAGAAGAAGACGATGATTCGTTGTGGGATCAGCAATTGGATACTTGCGGTGTATGTTTGTTGGAGGAGGGGATGTCGCGTCGAGGTTTTATCGACAGTTGCGACCATTATTTTTGCTTTGTATGCATCATGGAGTGGGCTAAAGTCGAGTCTCGTTGCCCAATTTGTAAACGTAGGTTCTCTACTATTCGTCGCCCTCAAGATGGAGTCTTTCTATCTGAAAGAATCGTCAATGTTCCTGTTCGTGATCAG GTTTACTATCACAATGGCAATGCAACATTAACACCCTCTGATCCATATTCACAAGTCAAATGCAGCATTTGCAGCCTTTCATCAGATGATCATCTTCTTCTCCTCTGTGATCTTTGTGATTCAGCTTCTCATTCATACTGTGTAGGCCTTGGTGTCACTGTTCCAGAAGGTGATTGGTTTTGTCAAGATTGCAACTTTTCCAAAAATGAACATTCAAAAGTTGAAACGGACCCCACTTTTGAAAATGACACAACTTACCCTTCAACCTCTTCTTCTAATCCACTTCATTTCACTCAATCCAAAGTCTCAATCAATGACATTGTAAGAGAATccaattcatcatcatcttcaatgGCTATGGCTGACTCTTTTGGTCAACATAAATCGGCCCCACATGTTGACCGAATTTCAAATTCTTCAAATGTTTCAAATGCTAGAACTTTGAAGCGATGTGTTAATGTTCATGCGCGTATAAAAGTGTTGCGTGAAAATTGGGATGGATTTAGAGGAGGGGCTTTgaatttttcttcaagtttttcgaATGGGAATAAAGAAAGTCAACAGGAGTCAACTTCTAATGTTGATGCTGATAAAGCTTGGAAGATGATGGATATGGCTGCTAAAGCTTTAGGAAAGAAAAACCATGTTGGGAAAAAGGACTCAAAAGTTCATTTAAAGAAAGAAAGATTGTTAAATGATGCATGTAAAGTGAAGCTAAATATCAACTATTTAGGGAGCTTTAAGAAGCATGATGATAATGGTGGTGCTTCTAGAAACCAAGACAATGTTGAACGTGTGGTTCCATGTTCTAGAAAGATTGTTGCAAAGAATTGGGGGTATAATGGTCAAAATGTGACACGAAAAGATTGTGGTGGGGTTACTTCAAAGTCAAATGTTGTTGGTTGTAGTGATCGGTTGTTGATAGGTGAAGGTAAATTGTGTGGAAAAAAGGAGATTTTTGATAGTGGTTTTAAGGAGAAGGGGAGTGTAAAGAAAGAGACACAAATTGATAACAATATCAAGAAAGTTGAGGATGCCAAGAGTGAGATTCAATCACTTGTTAAGCTCAATTTAAAGCTTCTAAGCCGGAACAAGAAATTAG ATGTTGATGTGTTTAAAGAAGTTGCAAGGCATGCGACACATTCAATCATGGCGACATGTGGCATCGAGCAACCAAAATCACGATTCCGTTCGTTTGAAAAATTGGTGTGCGATCATCATGAAACACGCAAGAGGCCAACATCTACTCTAATGCCAACTTCTTGTAGAGAATGCTTTTTCATTTTTGTAAAAGATGTGGTCAACACCATTGCATTTGATACAATTACCTCCTTTAAAATTTGA
- the LOC111910875 gene encoding protein ENHANCER OF LHP1 1 yields the protein MKIRSMKLREAHKNNGVSSYCTILWDLTAEHIVTASSSDASISIHDALLPSNTPRFLRNHRDGVTTLALSPNSSCLASGSSDRSVKLYKFPGGEFESNITRFTLPIRALSFNRSGTMLAAGGDDDGIKLINTIDGSVARVLKGHRGSITSISFDPKSEYLASVDSFGTVIIWELQSGTTLHTLKNISHNTPPDFTTLSALSWSPDGEMLAVSGLRNDVVMYDRDTAEKLFTLRGEHTQPVCFLAFSLNGKYISTSGLDKQVLIWDVAKKQDIERQKFDEVISCMTWKPHGNALAVIDVMGKYGVWDSVVPSSMTSPTEGGPTLDSKKSDGLLFFDEEEKEISTSGSMSDHGEEEDSFMNSEQPTRKRLRNFKYDEDSDDDVNDMSLLPKVESNKKRSTADVANMKNGKGTQTGVVAITGPKMQEAFQPGVTPVQFGKRRFLCYNMLGSITTMEHDGYSHIEIDFHDTGRGPRVPAMTDYFGFTMASLNENGSVFANPCKGDKNMSTLMYRPFRSWANNSEWSMRFEEEEVKAVALGTSWVAAVTSLNFLRIYTDGGLQRHVVSLDGPVVTASGFGDELAVVTHSSPSLPSNEQMLEFRVLNVPNGRQSIRGKLALTPGSILTWFGFSEEGQLTSFDSMGVLRVFSNQYGGSWFPLFSASKLKKKDESYWVVGLNKTNLFCILCKSPDKFPQVVPKPVLTLLDLSIPLASSDLGAEALENEFIISNMHLSQIQRKIEEKEAMGDDDTTSLEDEAFNIETALDRCILRLIASCCNGDKLVRAIELVKLLSLEKSVRGAIKLVTALKLPNLAERFNTILEERLLKEEAIETKTETVCVNNTTTKTFVSQEIVKGQECVNEVQLASPSFVKKKATENSTTPKIGKVVELKDAKLESKGLVKKSNGEVSQQKSTNPFVKSLNNQEKEKSSSVFDSLKKFKKNEK from the exons atgaaaatcagatcaatgAAGCTGCGGGAGGCTCACAAGAACAATGGTGTAAGCTCCTACTGTACCATCCTGTGGGACCTCACTGCCGAGCACATCGTTACTGCTTCTTCTTCCGACGCCTCCATTTCCATTCACGATGCTCTTTTACCTTCAAATACGCCACGATTTCTTCGCAATCATAGAGATGGTGTCACCACTTTGGCCCTCAGCCCTAATTCCTCATGCCTAGCTTCTGGATCTAGTGACCGCTCCGTCAAGCTATATAAGTTCCCCG GTGGAGAATTCGAATCAAATATTACCAGATTCACATTGCCTATTCGTGCCTTATCTTTCAACAGATCAGGTACCATGTTAGCAGCTGGTGGCGATGATGATGGCATCAAACTTATCAACACAATAGATGGATCAGTTGCAAGGGTTTTAAAAGGCCACAGAGGATCCATCACATCCATATCTTTTGATCCCAAAAGTGAATACCTAGCATCTGTGGATTCATTTGGAACTGTTATAATCTGGGAGCTCCAATCCGGTACAACACTCCACACCCTAAAAAACATTTCCCATAATACCCCTCCAGATTTCACAACATTATCCGCACTCTCCTGGAGTCCAGATGGCGAAATGCTAGCTGTTTCTGGTTTAAGAAACGATGTTGTCATGTATGATAGAGACACAGCTGAAAAACTCTTCACATTAAGAGGTGAACACACACAACCTGTGTGTTTCTTGGCTTTTTCACTTAATGGAAAGTACATTTCCACATCTGGATTAGATAAACAGGTTTTGATATGGGATGTTGCTAAGAAACAAGACATTGAAAGACAAAagtttgatgaagtgatatcttGTATGACATGGAAGCCACATGGGAATGCTTTAGCTGTTATTGATGTTATGGGAAAGTATGGTGTTTGGGACTCTGTTGTTCCATCATCCATGACATCACCTACAGAAGGGGGGCCCACTTTGGATTCAAAGAAAAGTGATGGtttacttttctttgatgaagaagaaaaagagattaGTACATCTGGAAGCATGAGTGATCATGGTGAAGAAGAAGATAGCTTTATGAATTCTGAACAACCTACAAGAAAAAGATTGAGGAATTTCAAATATGATGAAGATTCAGATGATGATGTTAATGATATGAGTTTGCTTCCGAAAGTTGAATCGAATAAAAAACGTTCAACTGCTGATGTGGCAAACATGAAAAATGGGAAGGGGACACAAACAGGTGTGGTGGCTATTACAGGACCAAAAATGCAGGAGGCTTTTCAGCCTGGTGTGACACCTGTCCAATTTGGAAAAAGGCGATTTTTATGCTATAATATGCTTGGAAGTATAACAACAATGGAGCATGATGGATACTCTCACATTGAG ATTGATTTTCACGACACTGGAAGGGGCCCACGAGTTCCAGCAATGACAGATTACTTTGGTTTCACAATGGCTTCATTGAATGAAAATGGAAGTGTTTTTGCAAATCCATGTAAAGGTGACAAAAACATGAGCACTCTCATGTATAGACCCTTTAGAAGCTGGGCTAATAATAGTGAG TGGTCTATGagatttgaagaagaagaagtaaaaGCAGTAGCACTTGGCACTTCATGGGTTGCTGCTGTTACAAGTTTGAATTTCCTTCGTATTTACACAGATGGTGGATtacag AGGCATGTTGTTTCTCTTGATGGGCCTGTAGTAACTGCATCAGGGTTTGGTGATGAACTTGCAGTTGTTACACattcttctccctctctccctTCAAATGAGCAA ATGCTTGAGTTTAGAGTATTGAATGTTCCCAATGGAAGACAATCTATTAGAGGAAAGTTGGCATTGACTCCTGGATCCATTTTAACATGGTTTGGTTTTAGTGAAGAAGGTCAACTAACTTCATTTGACTCCATG GGTGTTCTTCGTGTATTCAGTAATCAGTATGGAGGCAGCTGGTTCCCACTCTTTAG TGCAAGTAAattaaagaagaaagatgaaagctATTGGGTTGTTGGATTAAATAAAACCAATTTGTTTTGCATTTTATGCAAATCCCCTGATAAATTCCCACAG GTTGTTCCTAAACCAGTTCTGACACTATTAGATCTTTCAATTCCTCTTGCATCATCTGATTTGGGAGCTGAAGCTCTTGAAAATGAGTTCATTATTAGCAACATGCATCTCTCCCaa ATTcaaagaaagattgaagaaaaagAAGCAATGGGAGATGATGACACAACTTCACTTGAAGATGAGGCCTTTAATATTGAAACAGCTTTGGATCGATGCATCTTAAGACTCATTGCTTCCTGTTGTAATG GTGATAAACTTGTGAGGGCTATAGAACTTGTTAAGCTTCTTTCACTTGAGAAATCTGTTAGAGGTGCAATAAAGCTTGTAACAGCTTTAAAACTACCAAATTTAGCAGAAAGATTCAACACCATTTTGGAG GAAAGGTTGCTTAAAGAAGAAGCAATAGAGACTAAAACAGAGACTGTTTGTGTTAATAATACAACGACAAAAACATTCGTTTCACAAGAAATTGTGAAAGGTCAAGAATGTGTGAATGAAGTACAACTTGCTTCGCCttcttttgtgaagaaaaaaGCAACAGAAAATTCAACAACACCTAAAATTGGGAAAGTGGTGGAATTGAAAGATGCAAAATTGGAAAGTAAAGGTTTAGTGAAGAAGAGTAATGGGGAGgtgagtcaacaaaagtcaacaaatcCGTTTGTGAAATCTTTAAAcaatcaagaaaaagaaaaaagctCATCGGTGTTTGATTCTTTGAAGAAGTTTAAGAAGAATGAGAAATAG